DNA sequence from the Vicia villosa cultivar HV-30 ecotype Madison, WI linkage group LG3, Vvil1.0, whole genome shotgun sequence genome:
TTCTTTCTTGCCGCTGATTTTGAATTTTTCACACATAAACTCATGCAGGCCATATCAAAAGAAAATGGGCCTACATGCCCCAAGTGCGCCGGTGGGGAAGTGATGGGGTGCATAAGTGATGAGGGATAAAACTGTTTTCTTCACATTAAAGAAGGATGAGTTAGATCGATATAGTAAGGCATTTATCGGTGTTATCAAAGAAGCTGAAGTTGCTTTAAAGCTTAGACAGATTTTTCATCAAGAAGGACTTTTCTCCATCACGCTCACTTTGTTAGGACCTAACATATGTTTACTTGAAGATTTGGAATGTGGTGAGGTGGAAGCTTTTATTGAGGACCGAAGAGGATGGTGGGAAAATTGGTTCAAATCTATTAGACCCTGGGCTCCAAACGACATGGACCTAGAGAGACTTATATGGTTGAGAATCTTTGGAATTCCTTGCCAGGTGTGGGGAGAAATTTTCTTTAAATCTATAGTGGAATCTAGAGGAACTTAATTCAAATGCAATGAGGTTACGGAGGCTCGTCTTAGCATGGATGAAGCGAGGATATGTGTCAAAACTGGGAGCAAGGAGATGATCAATGAAACAGGTAAGGTAGTCATCGACGGTGTTCCTATTCTTTATCAGCTTGAAAGAAGATTCATTCTTGCTAAAGGATATGGTGGCGGTGCGAAAGAGTATTGAGGAAGATGGTTCGGATTCGTATGACACCCGACGGGAGACTATTCTAATGAGGATTTTTCGATTAACAAATTCCCCTTTTGGGTCCCACCAGATTTAACTCCTTCCTCCTTAAACTCTTTATTAGACACGTCTCTATCCATGGTCCTACCATCATAAATGTTGTTTGCCACACCCTCTTCATCTCCTGAATCTTCTACGACCCCTACTTCTACATTCTCCAAGATTTTATGTGAAGCATTAAATGCCTCTGCTTCTACATGCATTGTTCCATACTCCTCATCATTATTTGAGAAGTCAAAGGACTCCTTTCTGCCTTTATGTTTCAGTGAATCCTTAAAATGTGAAAACTTCCTGCTATCCGCTATACTTGCAGACTCTGAAGACTCCTCCAACCAATGCCCGGATTAAAAAGTCTTTATTACACTTCCTATAACCTCCTTTGAATTTTATTCCTCGATGTTTTCCTTTTTGTCGTCTGAAAACTCCTCGTCGGAATAGTATCCCGTTGAGAAGTCATACGAATCCGAACCATCTTCCTCAATACTCCTTTGCACTGCCACCATATCCTTTAGCAAGAATGAATCTTCTCTCAAGTTGATAAAGAACGGAACACGGTCGATGATTGTCTTAACTGTTTCATTGATTGTCTCCATGCTTCCAATTTTGAAATATATCCTCGCTTCATCCATGCTAAGACGAGCTTCCGTAACCTCATCGCATTTGATGTAAGTTCCTCTGGATTCCGGTATATCTTTAAAGAAACTTTCTCCCCACACTTGGCAAGGAATGCTAGAGATTCTCAACCATGTAAGTCTCTCTGGGTCCACGTCGTTTGGAGCCCAGGGTCTAATGGATTTGAACCAATTTTCCCACCATCCTCTTCGCTCCTCAATAAAAGCTTCCACCTCACCACATTCCAAATCTTCAAGTAAACATATGTTAGGTCCTAACAAAGTGAGCCTGATGGAGAAAAGTCCTTCTTGATGAAAAATCTGTCTAAGATTTAAAGCAACCTCAGCTTCTTTAATAAAACCGACAAACGCCTTACTATAACGATCTAACTCATCCTTCTCTGACGTGAAGAAAATAGTTATAAGTGGAATGAGGTGATTGATTTGCTCTAGAATTCGCTTGAGTCTTAACCACGGCCTTGCTCTCTTCTTTGAGATTTTGCAACTTTTGAACCCTATCCTCTTGCTCCTTTTTTCCTCCCCATTTGCATCTAACTATGttgcatatatatataagggatggaattaggtcaaaagatTTAgaaagaatcaaatcaaatcatgtactttgatggtgaaaattttgattgagattttgaatgcAAAGTTgctattttagtttaattatattttccaaactttttccaaattttctTGACCTTCAAGATTGTTTtagattgattaaaatatttggaaaataaaTCACATGATTTTTTAACATTTAATTGTGATTTTACTTagttaaatttgaatttaaatgaataaattcaaaataaaagaaataaaaaccacaaaataaatataaatggaTTCATGGGCTTCTCATATGGTTGTTTTCACGTGGGAAACTTGAATTTAAAGCCCCAATACTCAAAAACTCAAAATCTCTCAATTAAGATTTCATGTACTTTTCAAATTTTACTCAACTTGCACCatccataactctctcaatttttatcatatggagatgatcttttactttttggaaagTTCAAGATGTCCACTACAACCCCTATGAAAtattttttgcatttgaagaatttattttgatgatattggcCCTGGAAAAAAAATGGCTTTTTGTGGACTTCTagaaggacttgtaatgttttgacttatatctttcaaatgaagcatttgtTGCCAAGTCCTTGGTGAGAAAAAATTGTAGATAatgaaatttccttcaaaattagctttggttggacaatttgtGATGAAGCATGTGAAAgctatggctggtcaaagttcagttgacttttgttCCAAAAAAAGCTAATTTAGCAACTTGAGTTTTGTTGATCTTTGAGTTTTTTCTTGATGAGTCATGATCAACCCTCGATCAAATGATGGATAGGAATTCAAATGATTGATATTGACCAAAAATATTAAAGTTTGACTGGATactgaccatagttgacttttgacaAATGTTTAAATACTATGCAACATCAATgatctttattttgaatttaaatttttccctttttttctttctccactggtcctttttttgtttttattttgtatgcttatttaatataattgaatttttatggtaatagttttttttttaaattaattactatctcatttcaaatttaaaaatatttttaaatatattttatatagcaTTAAATAAATTTATCCGTGCGGATCACTAGCACCATAATACTTAGTTTTTTTAAATGATCAAGCCTTATCAAATGAAATATATGAACGAATTTATTTGTGTGGCTGCATgggtcactatcaccataatacTTATTTTTTTGAAGCGATCAAgccttatcaatttttttttggatcattattttaatttagaacctaattttcatactactacTATCTaactagtaaaaaaaaaaataagggttaatGGTAGTTTACCCccttgtaatatgagcgtgtttcggtttacccccctactgttgccaaagacaggttttgacaacggtttttttgaaaaaaccgttgcctaaaggtatggaggggggaaaagcaaaattcactAACATTACAGGAGAGAGAGTTACTATTAACccaaaaaataatgattaatttccattttatatatgcaatttggtcaaacttcttcATTTCACATTTTTCGTATCATTTAAAAAATTCTACACTACAAATAATACATCCAGGTGACATGATTAGTTAGTGTCTAAAAGCAAAGGTAGAACAAGAAAAATTCTGAGAGTGTGTGTCGATAAAGTTAGATATcttgtttttattacaaaactAAAGTTACACATCATCTGCCAAAGTAAAACTTTTCTTTATTTGAATAATGCCAAATTAAAACCTAGTCACATGTTAATGATATAGATAAACAAGTAATGTGTGTACAACTTCAAATATAAAAAGTTCCTCATTTGTCAATGTTACAAATTTGTGGTGTGGCTTTAAGTAACATTCACTTCTAACAAACATTTCGGATCACCAAGAGAATTTTTCTCCAAATGACCAATCTCTTTTTCCTCTCCTCCTCCCATTTTGAACTATCACCACAAAAAGAGGAATAAAATAGAATGGAAGAAAAAGCTAGTAAGAGACAAATAATCacttatcctttttttttttaattatgtgaagtttctCTTTATTTATTCTTGTTTGGTTTATTGAAACACAAAACGGTCATTACTTCATGCTTTTTCCTTTGTTGGTTTCATTTCCCTTCAAATGTTTTTTTAACTTATCATTCTTGAAAACATaaatctctatttttttttaaattggtttTTGTGGAAGTTTCATATTTTTGCCATTCTTTTGATCATTGTTGATGAGTTAACTACCTTAACTATTGGAGCTGTTGAAGTTCCAAGAAGATGGGGTTGGATAATGATGACAAAGAGACAGGACAAACTAGTGAGGCTGGCAATAAAGAACAAGAAGAACATCATGAGCCTCTTAGCAGGCATACAAGCGAATCGTCTGTTTATGGaactgaggaagaagaagatgaatatggaAGCAAAATACAGCTAGGTCCTCTTTGCACTCTTAAAGAACATCTTGAGAAAGATAAGGTTTTGTTTCTTGTGAAACTAAACATTTTTCTTGTTaatatattgtttgtttttccttctttattatttgtttttgttttgtactaGGATGATGAGAGTCTGAGGAAATGGAAGGAGCAGCTTCTTGGGAGTGTGGATGTAAACAACATTGGAGGTATATATATCACAGATTATTTTATGTGGCATCAACACCTCTGAAAAATGTGTGTCTAATACTTTTgattatttgtaatttatttaatttttaaaactattacTGGTATGGACGTGTCAGGATCGATGTGTGTCCGGTGTGGTATATGTGTATGTGCTTCATAGATCAGGTGGATGAATATGGTTCTTTTGAGAATTTAGTTAATTTGAATGTATTGTGTTTGTAGAAATTCTTGAACCAGAAGTGAGTTTTACAAGTCTTTCAATAATATCTCCTGGTAGAGATGACATAGTTCTTCCAATTCCTGAAGATGGAAAACCAAAGGGGTTATGGTTTACACTTAAAGAAGGTAGTCCTTACCGTCTGAAATTCAGCCTTGTGGTGACAAATAACATTGTTTCTGGATTAAAATACACCAATACTGTATGGAAAACTGCTGTTAAAGGTATGTTTGTACAATTTAATTCATGCATTCACTCTAACAATTTGTTAACTCTTAAGCATATTAATTAAGTCTATAATGTTATTTCAGTGGATAGCACTAAAGAGATGCTTGGAACTTTCAGTCCTCAGCAAGAGCCTTACACACATGAAATGCCAGAAGAAGTTACACCTTCTGGGATGTTTGCTAGGGGACAATATACTGCAAGAACAAAGGTAATTTAGATTTCAACATCTGAAAtaccgacacctctgaaaaaagagTTGTCCTTATGTTCGTGTCGacttatttgtgtttgtgtttcatATACTACAATTAAATACAAATGAATCTTTATTCGTTACTAATAAACTTATTATGACTATCTAATTTTCTTGTGCAGTTTCTTGATGATGACAATAAATGTTACTTGGAGATCAATTATACTTTTGATATTAGGAAGGATTGGGCTTGATCATGCATGGAGAGCTTCCCAATCTTCATCAGTCATTCTACAatatttagttttcttttttttaatttattataaaaattcagATACCTTATGTATCAAATTTCAGTTGTAATGAATTTCTTTTAATAATTGACTCGAGGAAactaaagagaaaaaatatttggtaaatttatgaaaatgtttttttattagaaaaaaaaatttatgttaaaCAAAATGTAAATCTCACTCTCGACCTAATACTAATATTAGTTGTTTAAATTTTGAGTGGCAAAACGAGTTAAGCATGACCATTTTATCTGTATTTTTTGTCGGCTGAGTAGAAATTTTATGTCTACAATCTCTATTATATTCGCCTCATctcatttttttggatttttgtgcGGGCTAGTAAAATGAATTTTTACAACTTTTAACTATTAAAGGTGCATGGTCCACcactttattttagtttttgtcTAAATTGGACAATCATGCAGTTGTcaccttaatttaaataaaacaatctTTTTTTGgtcatattattttaatataattggtAATAAACTTAACTGCATATGAAAAAACATGTTGAGTTAATTGCAGATGGAAAAATTGTGCAATGTTTAAACATGTTAAAATGGATTTTAGAAGAAGCATTTAAACTAAATTTGGTTATTGAATTACA
Encoded proteins:
- the LOC131655898 gene encoding rho GDP-dissociation inhibitor 1-like; amino-acid sequence: MGLDNDDKETGQTSEAGNKEQEEHHEPLSRHTSESSVYGTEEEEDEYGSKIQLGPLCTLKEHLEKDKDDESLRKWKEQLLGSVDVNNIGEILEPEVSFTSLSIISPGRDDIVLPIPEDGKPKGLWFTLKEGSPYRLKFSLVVTNNIVSGLKYTNTVWKTAVKVDSTKEMLGTFSPQQEPYTHEMPEEVTPSGMFARGQYTARTKFLDDDNKCYLEINYTFDIRKDWA